DNA sequence from the Coturnix japonica isolate 7356 chromosome 3, Coturnix japonica 2.1, whole genome shotgun sequence genome:
tgaaattgcTCCTGGAAGTTAAGAATGAATTAAATGACAcataagtaaatatatattatttttttattaaagtatcaaaacaaacttgaaaatagaaaacaaactgcttttaaagcattttaaaggtTCTCCTGAATAACGTGTACTTTAGAAACCTCATGCAACATACTGCTCCTGTCTAGCTGTTCAAACACTCTCTCATGGGCATAGTCAAATCAAGTTGAGTACCATCACTTCTACAGCAGCgtgcacaaacacacatactCACAATAGAAAGCAGCTGTGACTCcacatacaaagaaataaaaataattttcttctgacaaTAGTAGTGGTACCCTATTAACATAATACACCCTAAATACATAACATCAAGCAACAAGAGCATGACGCCGGCGTCATCAGCAATATGGTTAAAAGCAACCATACAGATTCCCTAAAGGAGAGACATTAATTGTGTCATTATATTCTAGTCTCTGATTGAACACTTTATAACAGGATAGGAGACAAACTCTTGTCTGCCACTATCTGATGTGCTAAAGGCAAAGCCAAAGTGCACGATACCATCATGAGGCCTCAGTTACGTACTCCCATACTACAGAAGTCAGACATCAATGAATACTGTTTGACAAATTTACTGATAACATACTTCACGTATATCCATCATATGACGTACAACCGGCCCAGTTCCCCATGGAACTTTTCCCCTGACCCACTGAAGTTGCTGCAGAGGCTCCAAACTCTGCCTGCAGGGAATTAATAAAAATCTCACTGAAGTCAAAGGTATCTCCTTCcaacatacagaaagaaaacagattctcAGGACAGGGTCAGACCTAGTGTGATATCTTTttaatacattcatttttcagatatATGAAGTACATAGCTTTTAAACATGATATAGGACATTACAATATATCCAGATCTCAGGAAAATGTACTAAGAAGTTCTGTTGCAGAATATAAAGATCATATAAGGATCAGAAGTGATATCTGATACATTCAGCCAGGACTTGTAAAGGAAGAAGCTTTGGGCTGAGGTATCTTTAAGTTTAGCCTTTAGAATAAAACCACAAATTCAACAGTGCATAACTGGTGTAAAATATTATGTACTGTAAGCTCCATTTAAATTGTGACGTCGAACAGCTAGACACCATTGATCAAGGTACAGAATTTTGAGAGGTATATTCTGTGCACCCAAGCATTCAAGATACTCAAGTGCTTCATCTGAGGAGATGACGAAGGTTAAGTGTGTCTCCTGCAACTCGTGAAGTTTAGGAATATATAATATTAAACACCAAGAGATGAAAGTAAAAAGACAGCACAACActtgtgttttcagttttatcttGCTTGCAGTATTTATTAACTTTACTCGTTATGATATTAGTGATAAATaaggatattttcttttacaaaaaatTGTAAGGATATATTTTGTAGGATTAAACAATCTGagaatttcacagaaacatCAGAATTTAAACACTCGTAGCTCCAACTGTATTGTCCAGCAGCTCTTCTACCAGTTCAGAAATGTCTAAGGttagtatttcattaaaaaataagaacatttattCACTACATCAGAACTCTTGTCTCCTTCAGACTCTAAGTAACACTTTCGATTGACTGTAGTTACCACccaaacataaaataaaagtagctGCAATCATAATTTTCCCCTCCGAATCATCAGGCAAAAGGAAGCAGTCCTGACAAGGATGGAAAAAGCTTTGTCTACATCTTACTCCTGACAGCCATCTGTACAACCAGATCACTACAGGCCACGGAACCTCTTCTGTCGCTGAGGGTTAAGGCTTGTAGGATTAGATCccagatgtttaaaaaaaaacacacaaaatctTGTCATGATTCATGAACCTGGGATTCAGTCCTGCAGTTCTTTGCTTGGACAAAACCGTATCAAAATCCCTTCATAGTTACTTCCTTCTTTCCAGTGGGTCCAATTCACCCAGTTGCCAAGTGATGGTACAAAATGCTCTTCTGAATGCAAGGAAACACTGTACTTCCCAAAGGATAATAGGTGGGGTTCCAGCTCCTAAAATACCAACTTAGCTACATGGATATTTTGCAAGAAACCTTTCTTTGTCACACATACTAGGACTTGTCAAATTCAGTCTCTGAGATGagtcatagaaaaaaaaaactccacacAAGTGTTGTGAAAAAGTTACAAAGCTTAATTGGAACTAAAGGCTTTTTGTGTGTTGGTGTGTGTTAGGTTAGAATGCAAAATTATGTATCAGTACATTCTGCCAGAAACCATCCTCCTGGAAActacaaaactttaaaaatactctGTCTGCTTTCCCTGACAGCCACAAGGAAAAATAGTGTCCATCCAGCACAGCTGTATGTACCATGTGCATCATCGAAGTCATAGTGTTCTAGCACAAACGTCGTGAGTGCAGATACTGTATACTAGCAGAGAGCTAAATCTTCTGAAGCTGTTGTCTGTAGCTCCTAGGAACAGCATGTATGACAGGTGCAAAACCTATTATGAGGCAGAAGGCTCTTCAGTTTGACCGAGACCGTATCTTCCGAGGGGAAGAATCTCTGACAAGCCAAAAATGATTCTTTCTGCTTAAGAAAGCGATCTGCCCTTCCTAAACGCTCTTTACTAATAGAATCCTACACATAAGTCAGATCCTCTGTGGATTCTGTTGCTGTTAAAACATACTATAAATACTTCCACATTCGCCATATCACTTAACCTTGTAATGTTCCTTCTTTGATCTGTTGAATAAAAAGATTCCTTTCATCTTCAGGTGTCCTTCCATTTTGTGCCCGAACTATACAGGTGGGCCTGTGAAGATTTAGCATGTATATCAAATGCTGCTTCTCATTCTTTAGCTCTTCAATCTGGGCTTTTAATTCCGCATTGATAGTTTCCAGCTTTTCTGATTCCTAGTCACAAGGTACAGACACAACTATTAGAACGTGGATTTAACGTAGTTAATTGCAGTATTTATCTAATAGTTGCAGTTTTTATTGGTGGAAAAGCATACAATTAGAAGTTACATGCTCTTAGCATCCCATAATGGTGAAACTATACATCCCCCAGTTGATAATAGTCTTAGGAACAGATTGACAGTTGCTTTCTTTGGCCTTCACAGAACTgtaacaaacactgaaaagccAAATTCAGATTTATATTCACTTACAATGGCAGGCATCCAAAGTAATGTTTCTATCTTGTATAAGATTATTCTGAGCTTTTTGGGTCAACTATTGACCCAAAATTATTTATGCCACATACTAACTCCCCAGTACACCATATCACGTATCTGTACATTTATGTTAAGCCATCTAAGTAAGAACGTAGTTCTCTGTCAGAGCCCCTggatacagaaacaaacacaggcCTGATGCTGCTCTAAAGTAGTTTTAAATGGTAGCAGATAGGCTGAAGAAATGTCATCTCATTCATAGTATGATGACAGAcaactatatatataaaatacatatatacattaatatgtatatacacacacatatataaaatctAAAGTTACTTACTTTCTGCaaacattctgttttttccttctttttgtttcgGCACTTTGCAGCAGCAATTttgttcctttcccttcttcgcttttttctttcatcctctTCAGGAGAAAACTATCCCATAAAAACAGATACACACAATCCATAAGATGTTGTAAACATTCTGCCTATATTTTAATAACTCTGacatatttaaaagcaatacaGTGCTGTTAGTGCTGACATCACGAGTTACATAAGGATGTGATCTGACCTTGCTGGCAGTACTGTAAAATGGTAGTAACTACATTGAAATTGTCAATAAAACCTGGCTGGAGTTTGGATGGATGTGATGGCTCACTGTAAATCAATGTAACCCCCCAAAATTGCTGAGTGTCTTCCTAGGCTGGATACCAGCGAGGGGGTGCTGGGCTCAGACTGGGGTGTTGCCATTTCCCTAactctgtttcttcattttataaTGCAGTGTTTTCCATTGAGATTATTATCTATCTTAAATTAAAAGCCTAGTGCTTAGGTTGTAGTACGGGAAGGACAACTGCTGTGACTTATTCCAAGTTCAGCCACACGTAGGCAGAGAAACCAGATTTAGCACTTACTCTAATCACTGTCAAACACTGTCCTTAgttcataattaaaaataaaaccttaacTTACAGACTTCAATGGAAATTAGAAATACTGTAGGAATTTCTTAGAAGCGCATAACAGAAAACCAAGCAACAGGCTTAAAAGGATCAAATGAGCTAACATATATAGATGGTGGAGAGGGTTGTTTGTATTTGACATAATTAGTGCTCTTCTGGTTCAAGCTGCTTAGAGAAATGACCATTCACCCCGAAATGCTGGTCAGTGCCATACCTCTGTTTTCATGATCGATGTTTCCATCGGCCTTTCGGACACTGTCACTGTATCCAAAGTAGAAGACATCCTGTGGGACTGACGTTTGTTTTGGATGGCGAATCTAAGTTCCTCTTTCACCAGTGGGGTTAAATTTGTGAAATCATCAAACCCCAGTGACCCTGCGGGGGACAAAGTGGGAACAATTGCGGAGGCGCTGACTTCTAATGCAGACACCTGGCCGGTGTGTTGGACCATCATtttgctgaaaagcaaaaagagacaGGAATAGCCTTTCAGCAG
Encoded proteins:
- the ATF3 gene encoding cyclic AMP-dependent transcription factor ATF-3; protein product: MMVQHTGQVSALEVSASAIVPTLSPAGSLGFDDFTNLTPLVKEELRFAIQNKRQSHRMSSTLDTVTVSERPMETSIMKTEFSPEEDERKKRRRERNKIAAAKCRNKKKEKTECLQKESEKLETINAELKAQIEELKNEKQHLIYMLNLHRPTCIVRAQNGRTPEDERNLFIQQIKEGTLQG